The genome window CGTGAACCTCTTCAATAGGCAGGGCAGGAGCGCGGAAGGGATGCCGGCCAATTCCGAAAGCTCCTTCGCGAAAGAAAATGGTCGCCCCGTATTCGCCATGTTTAACAACCAGCGCCTGAGGACCCATCGCCAGCACTCGCTGAGCGGCGCGCGGCAGGCTGGATTCATGGCCCAGCGCCTTAACCTCCGCGTCGTTAATCAGCAGCACGTCGAAGACCTTAATAGTTTCCACCAGCTCTCGCGGCGTGTGGTTGATCCAATAATTCATGGTGTCGCCGCCCACCAGTTTCGCGCCGTTCATTTGCCGTCCCACATGCGCCTGGAGAGTAGGTTGTATGTTGCCCAAAAACAGAAATTCGGTGTCGCGGTAGCCGGCGGGAACCTCCGGATGAAACTGCTCGAAGACATTGAGCTCTGTCACCAGAGTCTTGGCCTCATTGACATTGGCGCCGTACTCGCCCGCCCAGAAGAAGGTCTTGCCCTTCGCGCGCTGAATACCGCAGGTATCTACGCCGCGCCGCCGGAGAACTTGCTCGTGTTCAGAGGCAAAATCGTCGCCCACCACCGCAACGATCCGTACCTTTGTGAAATAGCTGGCTGCGAGGGCGAAGTATGTTGCCGAACCGCCGAGCACGCGCTCCACCTTACCGTAAGGCGAAGCGATGGTGTCAAAGGCGATGGAACCGACTCCAAGCACACTCATTTCTGTTGACCCGCCTTGCCCTGCGAATCGAGATACTTGCCCAAAATCAGTTTTAATTTTTTGCGCGTAGCGGCGGGAATTTTGTCGCGCTCGGTTAAAATCGCGTGTGCCAGAGCAGAACCGCACTTGCATGAGCGGGTCTTAGGTGTGGCAGCTACCGCTTCGCGAACGACCTTACAGGCATTCTCTGCATTCTTCAGCAGGACAGCGACCACTTGGTCCACGGTGACCGAATCGTGCGTAGGATGCCAGCAATCGTAGTCAGTGACCATAGCCACCGTGACGTAACAAATCTCCGCCTCGCGCGCCAACTTGGCTTCCTGAAGATTGGTCATTCCGATCACGTCCATCCCCCAACTTCGATAGACCTGTGATTCGGCGCGGGTTGAGAACTGCGGCCCCTCCATGCAGAGATACGTTCCGCCTGGTTTGCCCGTCACCTTCGCTTTCTTGCAAGCAGTTTCCACGACGTGGGACATCTCTGGGCAGACTGGATCGGCCAGTGCAACATGGACCACAACTCCGTCTCCAAAGAAGGTAGATACCCGCTTGGTAGTACGGTCGAAAAACTGGTCTGGAATGACGAAATCCAGCGGCTTGTGCTCCTCCTTCAAAGATCCGACTGCGGAGATGGAAACTATGCGTTCCACACCCAGCTGTTTTAGGCCGTGAATATTGGCCCGGAAATTTAACTCTGTTGGCAGGATGCGGTGGCCACGTCCATGACGCGCCAGGAATGCCACTGCCCTTCCGTCCAGCTTGCCTAAGATGTAGGCGTCTGATGGCTGGCCGAAAGGAGTATCCACACGAAGCTCTCGCGTATCGGTCAATCCCGGCATGGCATACAGGCCGCTGCCACCAATGATGCCGATTTCTGCTTCCGGCAAATCTCCTCCTGAAGATTGAAATAAAAAGCTGGGCTACGGCTTCATGCCCAATTGCCACATCAAGAAACTGAGCTCGTCGGTGACGTCTTCGATCTGCTTGTTTACCGGCCTGCCTTCCGAGTGCCCCGCCTTTGTGTCGTAATGCAGCAGAACGGGATTGGACGATCCGGCCGTCGCCCACTGCATGAGGGCCGCCATCTTGCGCGCGTGCAATGGCGCCACCCGGGTATCGAAATCTCCGCTTACAAACATGATGGCTGGGTATTTTGTCGTTTTTTCGACGTGCTGATAAGGGGAATACGCGTAGATGTATTTGAACTGTTCCGGATCGGCGGCAGAGCCGTACTCCGGCACCCAAAATTTTGCCACGAGAAAATCCTGGTAGCGCAGCATGTCCAGCAGGGGGTACCCGCAAATTACAGCCTTGAACAGGTCGGGCCGCTGAGTGATCGCTGCCCCCATAAGCAGGCCGCCATTGCTGCGGCCTTCAATCGCGAGCTTGGAGGAGTTGGTGTAACGATTCGAGATCAGCCACTGGGCGGCGCTGAGGAAGTCGTCGAAGACATTTTGCTTATTGGCTTGCATGCCGGCGCGGTGCCACTTCTCGCCGAACTCGCCACCACCGCGGAGATTGGGCACGGCAAACACCCCACCGTGCTCTGCCCACAGCACAGCGGTGGCGCTGAATTGCGGAGTGTAACTTACGTTGAAACCGCCGTACGCAGTCATCAAGGTGGGATTCGACCCGTCCAGCTTGAGACCTTTCTTGTGGAGCAGGAACATGGGTACGCGAGTCTTGTCCTTCGACTCGTACCAGACCTGCTTCAACTCGAAATTCTCGCTCTCGAGCGGAACCTTCAGGCGTGCCCATTCAGATTTCGAACTTGAGCTGAGGGCATAACGGTAGATGGTGAGTGGAACATGAAACGAGCTAAAGCCAAAGAACGCCTCATCGCCTTGCCAGTGCCCGCTGATCTCGCTGACAGTGCCGAGCGTAGGGAAATTCACCTCACCTGCAGGACGCCCATCCGCACCAAAGACCTTCACCTGAGACGTTACATCATGCAGGTAACGGACCAGCAACTTGCCCCCGGCCAGGGCGAAGCTCTCCATCACTGAATTCGTTTCCGGCACGATCTCGCGCCAGCGTTCGCGCGCCGGGTCATGCAGGTCAACTGCCAGGATGCGGCCATTCGGGGCCTTCCAGTTCGTCTGCAGGAAGATCTTGTCGCCGCCGATATTTGCCTGGAAGCGCGCGTCAATGTCTCTGACTAAAGGTTCGATCGGCGCTTTTTTCGAGAGGTCCTGATAAAAAATGTCGGTCTTATCGGCCGCCGCGCCGTACAACACCTGGATGACCAGATAACGTCCGTCTTCGGAGACATCGGCTACGGCAATGTTCTGTGGGCCGTAGCCCTTGCCGAAGATCTCGGCGTCTTGTTTCGCATCCGTGCCCAAAGCGTGGTAGCGAACGTGGGGAGCATCTTCGCCCATCATCGAGTAATACAAACCGCTCTTGTCGGGTTTGAATGACACTCCAAAATAACGCGCTTTCGGCAGCTGGTCAGACAGGTCGCGACGCTGGCTCACATCCATCAGGTGAACTTCCATCTCGTCGGCGCCGCCGCGGCGGACGCCATACGCCAGTACGTTTCCATCTTCCGTGACGTCCAGAAT of Terriglobales bacterium contains these proteins:
- the mtnP gene encoding S-methyl-5'-thioadenosine phosphorylase, with the translated sequence MPEAEIGIIGGSGLYAMPGLTDTRELRVDTPFGQPSDAYILGKLDGRAVAFLARHGRGHRILPTELNFRANIHGLKQLGVERIVSISAVGSLKEEHKPLDFVIPDQFFDRTTKRVSTFFGDGVVVHVALADPVCPEMSHVVETACKKAKVTGKPGGTYLCMEGPQFSTRAESQVYRSWGMDVIGMTNLQEAKLAREAEICYVTVAMVTDYDCWHPTHDSVTVDQVVAVLLKNAENACKVVREAVAATPKTRSCKCGSALAHAILTERDKIPAATRKKLKLILGKYLDSQGKAGQQK
- a CDS encoding PfkB family carbohydrate kinase, translating into MSVLGVGSIAFDTIASPYGKVERVLGGSATYFALAASYFTKVRIVAVVGDDFASEHEQVLRRRGVDTCGIQRAKGKTFFWAGEYGANVNEAKTLVTELNVFEQFHPEVPAGYRDTEFLFLGNIQPTLQAHVGRQMNGAKLVGGDTMNYWINHTPRELVETIKVFDVLLINDAEVKALGHESSLPRAAQRVLAMGPQALVVKHGEYGATIFFREGAFGIGRHPFRAPALPIEEVHDPTGAGDSFAGGFMGYIASQGELNREVLKRAMFYGGVMGSFAVERFGTERLQNLTSEEIQGRFQTFRELTHLE
- a CDS encoding prolyl oligopeptidase family serine peptidase — translated: MGRFRNVYLEIAAILAIMSLTLSFSSQAKEQTSGPPPTRRDDVVDVLHGVRISDPYRWLEDQNSPETRSWIEAQNSYTHSIIDRLPGRDHLSARLGQLMKIDNIEVPVERNGRYFFRERRADQDLFVIHMKQGAEGKDEVLIDPHPMSPDHTTSVTILDVTEDGNVLAYGVRRGGADEMEVHLMDVSQRRDLSDQLPKARYFGVSFKPDKSGLYYSMMGEDAPHVRYHALGTDAKQDAEIFGKGYGPQNIAVADVSEDGRYLVIQVLYGAAADKTDIFYQDLSKKAPIEPLVRDIDARFQANIGGDKIFLQTNWKAPNGRILAVDLHDPARERWREIVPETNSVMESFALAGGKLLVRYLHDVTSQVKVFGADGRPAGEVNFPTLGTVSEISGHWQGDEAFFGFSSFHVPLTIYRYALSSSSKSEWARLKVPLESENFELKQVWYESKDKTRVPMFLLHKKGLKLDGSNPTLMTAYGGFNVSYTPQFSATAVLWAEHGGVFAVPNLRGGGEFGEKWHRAGMQANKQNVFDDFLSAAQWLISNRYTNSSKLAIEGRSNGGLLMGAAITQRPDLFKAVICGYPLLDMLRYQDFLVAKFWVPEYGSAADPEQFKYIYAYSPYQHVEKTTKYPAIMFVSGDFDTRVAPLHARKMAALMQWATAGSSNPVLLHYDTKAGHSEGRPVNKQIEDVTDELSFLMWQLGMKP